The Streptomyces cyaneogriseus subsp. noncyanogenus region CGCCGCCGGGGGCGCCGAGCGCGGAGACGGTGGTGGTGACGGCGACGGCCACACCGGCGACCGCGGCCGTGCGCACCAGTGGCACGGCCGTGTGGACGAGCCGGGCCAGTGCCCGGCGGGATCTTTCGAGTACGGAGGTCATGGGTTCCCCACGTCGCGGCTTGCGCGTTTCCGCGCCGGGGCCGGAAGCGGCGCGGAGAACGCCGTCGAAACTTGCCGACTGCGGCCCGAATGTTTCCGCGAGGAACCTACGGAGCCCTGCGGGCGGGAGTCAACAAGCGGGCACGGCCCGGGCCGCGCGGGCGCCGCGCGGTGGCGCGCCCGCGCGGCCGGCGCGGTGCTGTTGTCCTGTGTGTCTCGTGGCGGTCAGCGGGGCCAGGCGCAGTGGACGTGGCGGCCGTGGCCGGCGTTGCCCGGGCCGAGGACCTCCGTCGCGCCGAGCGTCCGGCAGGCCGCCATCAGGCCCCGGTGCGGGGCGCCGTCGCCGACGTGGCGTCCGTCGATGTGGCTGATGTCGAAGGCGAGTCCGGCGTAGTGGCGGGAGGTGGCGCTGTGGTCGCCGCCGGCGATCTCGGACACCGAGACGCGGTAGCCGTGCCGGGTGCGCAGCTTCAGCAGCGCGTCGAGCATCCGCGGGTCGAGGGCGACCCTGCGGTGGGGCCTGTCGCTCCAGGGGCTGGTGAGGGCGCCCTTGCCGTTCGCCGTGTCGACGACGTTCTGCCGTGCGGTCGATCCGGCGTGCCGGCCGCCGGGGTGGGCGGTGGCCAGGGAGATGCCGCCGGTGCGCAGGATCTGCCGGGCCACGGCGGCACGGGTGCCGGACGGGGCTGCGGTCCCGGCGTCCAGCAGCGCCGCCCAGGTGCGCCGCCCGGCGATCCCGTCGGCGGCCAGTCCCCTGGTCTTCTGGAACGCCTTGACCTTCGCCGTGACGGCCGCGGAGAACGTCCCGTCGACGGTCACGGCCTGGCCGCGTGCCTTCAGCAGCGTCCGCAGGGCCTTCACCGCCGGGCCGCGCCCGCCCTCGCGCAGGGTCGGGGCGAGTTTGCTCCAGGTGGCGGGGCCGACGATGCCGTCCGCGGTCAGCCGCTGGGCGCGCTGGAACGTCTTGACGGCGGCGGTGGTGGCCGGGCCGAACGCCCCGTCGGCGGTGAGCGAGTGGCCCCGGGCGGTCAGCAGGTGCTGGAGCGCGGTGACTTCCGTGCCCCGGGCGCCCGCCTTCAGGACCGGCCAGGCCGCGTCGGCCGCCCGGACCTGGACGGCGGCTCCGGCGGGGGCGGGGGCCGGGAGCCCGGCCGCCCCGCCGGAGGCCAGTTCGGTGCCGATGAGCGCGGCCAGGGCGAGGGCCGCGGCGGTCAGGCGCGCGGCGCCGGCGGTACGTGCGGCGATCGTGGACATGTGTGACTCCTTGTCCGGAAGCAGATGGTGGGTCACGGCCGCGGCGAGCACCCGCCGCCCGGCCGGTGACCGGCCGGGCGCGGGCGGAGGCAGCCCCGGACGGGGTGGGGGTCCAAGGGGGGATGCGGTCGGCGCCGCGGCGGCCGTGGCATCACTGTGCCCGGAGCCGCGCGGCGTGGGCCAGCTCTCTTGCCCGGTCGCCTGATGCATCCCATGCACCGCCGCTATGCACGGCGCTGACCGGCCGTCATGTGCGGGCGGCGGGGGCGGGCCGGGGCGGGTGCGGGGGTCAGCCGCGGCCCGCCGCTGCGCTGTGGGGCGTGCCCGCGGGCGTGCCGGCGGGCGCGGGGACCGTGGCGCAGACCTCGCCGCGCGGGGTGCGGGCGCAGGCCGTCGCGTCGTCGGGATTGAGGGCCGCGACCATGGTGCTGTGGGCGTCGTGGCCCCACTGCTGGGTGTAGTGGCGTGAGCGGCCCGCGTTGTTGGTGACCCGGACGACGTCGCCCTGCGAGGTGCCGCTCATCTTGCCCCAGGCCGCCTGGCACGTCGGGCTGAACCGCAGCTCCACCCGGATGCCGTGGCCGTGTCCCGTGTAGTACGTGGCCGCGTCCTCCCGGCAGATGGCGTACTTGGGGTCGATGCCGAAGCAGGATTCCCCGCGGCAGTGCGCGGTGAGGGTCGGTGGCGAGGGTGTTCCCGCGGCGGGGGAGGGTGTGGGCGCGGGCGCGGCGGCGGCCGGCCGCTGCCCGTCCGGCCGGTCCGCGCCGCTGCCGTCCTTCCCGCCGAAGGTCACGGCGGCCGTGAGTACGCACGCGCCGGTGGCCAGGGCCGCCAGGGCCGCCGCGAGCCGGGGCCGGAGGGCGGCGGTCAGGCGTCCGGGCCGGCCGGCGGCAGGGGGCGCACCGGTGGTGAGGGGTGTCCCGGTGGCGAGGGGCGGGCCGGTCCGCGGGGCCGGTGCCGCGACGGCCGCGGGGGCGGTGGCGGCGTCCGGCCGTCCGGGGGCGGGCGGGGGTGCGGCGGCCTCCGCTGTCACCGGCTGCGGCGCGGAGGGACGGCGCCCGGCCGGCTGTGCCGACGCCTCGCCGTGCAGGGCGAGCGCGGTCTCCAGTTCCTGCGGTGCGCGGCCGAGCACCTGGTGCATCACGCGGATCACGTCGGGCCGGGCCAGGGTGGGGCGGGTGCGGTGCAGGTAGCGCGACAGCATCTCCTGGCTGGTGCGCACACCCCGCTCCGTGATCCGCCGCGCCAGCGCCTCTTGTGTGATCTTGCCGGGGTCCTGCTCCCACCAGTTCCTCAGCAGCCGGGCGAGCCGCTGCTTCGCCGCCTTCGCAGGCTCGTGGTCTGCCACGCCCATTGATGCGTTCCCCCTGAGATGCACTGCATGAGCCCAGGTCAACGGCCATGCACCGGACGGCTCCTGTGCATGAATCAGTCGACGGGCGGAAAGTCTAGGGCCCGCTCGGCGAGCAGGCGCATGGTTGAGCCACCCACCCTCCCCGGCCGCTCGGCCATGCCTTCGAAGGAGACACGTGTGTCCAGTCCCGCACGCATCCGCCGCGGAACGCGCCTGTCCGCCGCCGCCCTGGCCGGCGCCTGTCTGGTGAGCGGCGCCGCACTGGCCGGCGCCGGTCCGAGCGCCGCCGCTCCCCCGGACGCCTACGAGGTGAAGGGCGTCGACACCAGCCACCACAACCACGACGCGACGGGCCGGGCCATCGACTGGGAACGCGTCGCCCGGCACAACGCGTTCGCCTTCCTCAAGGCGACCCAGGGCACCGCCTACGCAGACCCCTGGTTCGCGCGGGACTTCAAGGCCGCCTCCGCCACGTCCCTGCTGCGGGCGCCGTACCACTTCTTCGACCCGCGCAGCGCCCGCGACGGCGCCGCACAGGCCGACCACTTCGTGCGCACCGCGCGCGCCGCCGGCTACTCGGGGACGAGGGCCGGGGAGCTGCCGCCGGTCCTGGACGTGGAGAGCGTCCCGGCCGGCGGCAGGGAGGTCTGCCCCCGGGACCTGCGCGCCGACCAGCTGCGGATCTTCCTCCAACGGGTGAAGTCCGCGTTCGAGGTGACGCCGATCGTCTACACGCGGGCGTCGTTCGTCGCCGGCTGCATGGGCGGCAAGGGCGAGGTCTTCCGGGGCCACCCGCTGTGGCTGGCCCGGTACCGGAGCGGCGCGAAGGAACCGGGCAACGTGCCGGGTGCCGGGGCGTGGACGTTCTGGCAGTACACCGAGACCGAACGGGTGCCGGGCATCCCCGGCCGCGACGGCGCCGCCGGCACCGCCGACCGCAACGTCTACCGGGGCACCCTGGCCCGGCTGCGTGCGCTGGCCCACCTCGGTGGCGTCCCGCGGCCCGCGTCGTGGCCGGCCCTGAAGGCCGGCCGGCGCGGCGCGGAGGTGACCACCGTCCAGCTCCTGCTCACCGCCCGCGGACACGCCACGGCCGCCGACGGCGTCTTCGGCGCGGGCACCCGGGCCGGGGCCGCGGCGTTCCAGAAGGCGCACGGCCTGGCCGCCGACGGCATCGTGGGCCCGGCCACCTGGACCCGGCTGGTCCTCACCCTGAAGGCCGGCGACCGGGGGCCGGCCGTCACCGCCGTGCAGCGTCAGCTCGCGGACCACGGCCACCCGGTCGGCGCCGACGGCGTCTTCGGCACCGCCACCGAGGCGGCGGTGAAGGCCTTCCAGCGGGCCAGGGGTCTGGGCGCCGACGGGATCGCCGGCCCGGCCACCTGGCGGGAACTGGTCGGCGGCGGCCGGGGCCGCTGAACCCGGTGCCGCCCGCGCTCCCCTCCTCACGAGCCCGGCGCCGCCCGCGCCCCTTTCCTCACGAGCCGGTGCCCGCCTGCCGCCCCGCCTTCTTGCCCGCCGGGGAGCCGGGGCCGGAGGCGGGGCGGGCGGTGTCAGCTTCAGAACCCTTCAAGTGGGACTCCACGCGTTCACGCCACGCTCTGGAGGAGGGCCGTAGCGGTCCTCACGGCTTGCAAGGAGGCTCGCGTGACAACGGGAACCGTGCAGTTCCTGAACCACGAAGGGGAGTTGACCTCCCATCCGGATTACGAGGCCGAGATCTCACCGGACGGCCTGCGGAAGCTGTACCACGACATGGCGTGGAGCCGCCGGATGGACGCCGAGGCCGTCACCCTCCAGCGTCAGGGCGAGCTGGGGCTGTGGCCGTCGCTTTTGGGGCAGGAGGCCGCCCAGATCGGCGCCAGCCACGCCCTGGGCGCGGCGGACTACGTCTTTCCCAGCTACCGCGACCACGGCATCGCCCTGTGCCGCGGTGTGGACCCGCTGGATCTGCTGCGCATGTTCCGCGGCGTCACCAACGGCGGCTGGGACCCGGCGGAGAAGAACTTCCACCTCTACACCCTGGTCATCGGATCGCAGGTGCTGCACGCCACCGGGTACGCGATGGGCCTGGCCAAGGACGGCGCGCAGGGCGCCGTCCTGACCTGCTTCGGCGACGGCGCCACCAGCCAGGGCGACGTCAGCGAGGCGTTCAACTTCGCGGCCGTCTACCACGCCCCCGTCGTGTTCTTCTGCCAGAACAACCAGTGGGCGATCTCCGAGGCCAACGAACGCCAGACCCGCGTCCCCCTCCACCAGCGCGCCGACGGCTTCGGCTTCCCCGGCGTCCGCGTGGACGGCAACGACGTACTGGCCTGCCTGGCCGTCACCAGGTGGGCCCTGGAGCGGGCGCGGTCCGGTGAAGGCCCCACCCTCATCGAGGCGTTCACCTACCGGATGGGCGCGCACACCACCTCCGACGACCCGCTGCGCTACCGGGACGGCGAAGAGGTCGCGTACTGGAACCTGCGGGACCCGCTGGCCCGCCTGCGGACGCTGCTGGAGGCCAGGGGCTGGGCCGACGGCGCCTACTTCGACACGGTCGCGGCGCAGTGCGAGGAAAGCGCCCTGGACCTGCGCGGCCGGCTGCGCGCCACGCCCGACCCCGATCCCGGGGACATCTTCGCCCACGTCCACGCCGACGGGCACGCCCTGGTCGACGAGGAACGCGCCCGCTTCGCCGCCTACCAGGCCACGTTCGCGGACGCGGCCGGAAGGGGCGAGTGACCATGACCGTGCAGAAGCTGCCGATGGTCAAGGCGATCAACGAGTCGCTGCGCCACGCGCTGGCGGCCGATCCGAAGGTCCTGGTGATGGGAGAGGACGTCGGCCGGCTCGGCGGTGTCTTCCGCGTCACGGACGGCCTGCAGAAGGAGTTCGGCGACGAACGCGTGCTGGACACCCCGCTGGCGGAGTCCGGCATCGTCGGCACCGCCATCGGTCTCGCCCTGCGCGGCTACCGCCCCGTGGTGGAGATCCAGTTCGACGGGTTCGTCTTCCCCGCCTACGACCAGATCGTCACCCAGCTCGCCAAGATGCGGGCCCGGTCGCTGGGGAAGGTGAGGCTGCCCGTCGTCATCCGCATCCCCTACGGCGGCGGCATCGGCGCCGTGGAGCATCACTCGGAGTCGCCGGAGGCCCTGTTCGCGCATGTGGCGGGGTTGAAGGTGGTGACACCGTCGAACGCCCGCGACGCCTACTGGATGATGCGGCAGGCCGTCGGCGGCGACGACCCGGTGATCTTCTTCGAGCCGAAACGGCGTTACTGGGACAAGGACGAGGTCGATCCCGGCGCCACTCCCCTGCCCCTGCACCGGGCGGTCGTGGCCCGCCCCGGCGAGGACCTGACGCTGGCCGCCTACGGGCCGATGGTCAAGGTGTGCCTGGACGCGGCGCGGGCCGCCGCCGAGGAGGGCCGGTCGCTGGAGGTGCTCGACCTGCGCTCGCTGTCCCCGCTGGACTTCGACACCGTGCAGACCTCCGTGGAGAAGACCCGCCGGCTGGTGACCGTGCACGAGGCGCCGGTGTTCTTCGGCGCCGGCGCGGAGATCGCCGCCCGCGTCACCGAACGCAGCTTCTACCACCTGGAGGCCCCGGTCCTGCGGGTCGGCGGATACCACTCCCCCTATCCGCCGTCCCGGCTGGAGGAGACCTACCTGCCCGACCTGGACCGGGTCCTGGACGCCGTCGACCGCGCCCTGGCGTACTGAGAGGAGAGTCCGACTGTGGTTCGCGAGTTCACCATGCCCGACGTGGGCGAGGGACTGACCGAGGCGGAGATCCTCACCTGGTACGTCCGGCCGGGCGACCCGGTCACGGACGGGCAGACCGTGTGCGAGGTGGAGACCGCCAAGGCCACCGTCGAACTGCCCATCCCCTACACCGGGGTGGTCCGGGAACTGCTCGCCGCCGAACGGACGACCGTCGAGGTCGGCTCGGTGATCATCACCGTCGCGGAGGCGGCGGAGGAGGCCGCGCCGCCCGGCGGCTTTGGGCAGGAGGGAGCACCGCCGCAGCGGCAGCCGGTCCTGGTCGGATACGGGGTCAGCGAGGCCCCGGCCAGGCGGCGGGCGCGCACGGCCGCCGTGTCCGCCCCGCGCCCGGGCAACACCCCGGGCGGGGCCAGGCCCCTGGCCAAACCGCCGGTGCGCAAGCTGGCCAAGGACCTCGGCGTCGATCTGCGCGTCGTCATCCCCTCCGGCCCCGGCGGCACCATCACCCGCGACGACGTGCACGCCGCGCTCCCGCCCGCGTCCGCGCCGGAGCCGGCCGGGCAGGACCCCACGGCCCCGTCCCCGGTCCCGCCCGCGGCGCCGGCAGGCCGGTCGGGCCCGGACACCGCCGCCCGGGAGACGCGCCTGCCCGTCACCGGGGTGCGCAAGGCGACCGCGCGGGCGATGGTCGCCTCCGCCTTCACCGCGCCCCATGCCACCGAGTTCGTGACCGTCGACGTCACCCGCACCATGAAACTCCTCGATCGGCTCAAGCGGGACGAGGAGATGGCCGGCGTCCGGGTCGGGCCCCTGCTGCTGGTCGCCAAGGCCCTGCTGGTGGCCATCGCCCGCAACCCCCACATCAACGCCGCCTGGGACGAGGCCGCCCAGGAGATCGTCCTCAAGCACTACGTGAACCTCGGCATCGCCGCGGCCACCCCGCGCGGACTGCTCGTGCCGAACATCAAGGACGCCCAGGCCAAGACCCTGCCGGAACTGGCCCGCGCCCTGGAAGAGCTCGTCCGTACCGCGCGCGAGGGCGCCACCGCGCCGGCCGCGCTGCGCGGCGGCACCGTGACCATCACCAACATCGGCGTCTTCGGCGTCGACACCGGCACGCCGATCCTCAACCCCGGCGAGTCCGCGATCCTCGCCGTCGGCGCCATCAGGAAGCGGCCCTGGGTCCACCGCGGCACGGTCAGACCCCGGCAGGTCACCACCCTGGCACTCTCCTTCGACCACCGCCTGGTGGACGGGGAGCTCGGCTCCAAGGTCCTCGCCGACACCGCGGCGATCCTCGAGGACCCCAACCGGCTGATCACATGGTCCTGAGGGAACGAGGCGACACCACCATGGAGAGCACCACCCAGCGCACCCACCCCGCCGGACACGACCGCCCCGCCGTGGGCACCGCCCCCGCCGCGCTCCCCGGCACGCGGCACGGCGCCGCGGACCGGATCCGCCCGGAACCGCAGGGCACCCGCCTGACCGGCGCCGAGGCCCTCGTGCGCGCCCTGGAGGAAGCCGGCTGCGAGACGGTGTTCGGCATCCCGGGCGGCGCGATCCTCCCGGCGTACGACCCGCTGATGGACTCCGCCCGGCTGCGGCACGTCCTGGTCCGCCACGAGCAGGGCGCGGGCCACGCGGCCACCGGTTACGCGCAGGCCACCGGCAAGGTCGGCGTCTGCATGGCCACCTCCGGGCCGGGCGCCACCAACCTGGTGACCCCGCTGGCCGACGCCTACCTCGACTCGGTGCCCATCGTGGCGATCACCGGGCAGGTGCCGGCGCACCTGCTGGGCACGGACGCCTTCCAGGAGGTGGACATCGTCGGCGTCACCACGCCGATCACGAAACACAACGTCCTGGTCAGGGACGCCCGCGACATCCCGGGGACGGTCGCCGAGGCGTTCCGCATCGCCTCCACCGGCCGCCCCGGCCCGGTCCTGGTCGACATCACCAAAGACGCCCTCCAGGCCACCGCCGTCTACTCCTGGCCGCCGCGCCGCATCCCGCTGCCGGCCCGGCGGCCCGCCCGGCGCCCGGCCCGGCCGCACCCCGGCCGGATCCGCGAGGCCGCCGGGCTGATCGCCTCCGCCAAGCGGCCGGTCCTCTACGTCGGCGGCGGCGTCCTCAAGGCGGGCGCCACGGCCGAGCTGAAGGTCCTCGCCGAGCTGACCGGAGCGCCCGTCACCACCACGTTGATGGCGCTGGGCGCGTTCCCCGACAGCCACCCGCTGCACGTGGGGATGCCGGGCATGCACGGTTCGGTCACCGCCGTCACCGCGCTGCAGAAGGCCGACCTGATCGTCGCCCTCGGCGCCCGCTTCGACGACCGCGTCACCGGCAGGCTGGACTCCTTCGCCCCGCACGCCAAGGTCGTCCACGCCGACATCGACCCCGCCGAGATCGGCAAGAACCGCGCCGCGGACGTGCCGGTCGTCGGGGACGCCCGCGAGGTCATCGCCGACCTGGTCCAGGCGGTGCGCAAGGAGCACGCCGCGGGCCGCCGGGGCGACCACGCCGCCTGGTGGAAGGAGCTCGACCGCTGGCGCGAGACCTACCCGCTCGGCTACGACCGGCCCGAGGACGGCTCGCTGTCCCCGCAGGCCGTCATCGAGCGGATCGGGCAGCTCGCCCCCGAGGGCACGATCTTCGCGGCGGGGGTGGGCCAGCACCAGATGTGGGCCGCGCACTTCATCGGCTTCGAGCAGCCCGCGACCTGGCTGAACTCCGGCGGCGCGGGGACCATGGGCTACGCCGTCCCGGCCGCCATGGGCGCCAAGGCCGGCGCGCCCGGCAGGACCGTCTGGGCGATCGACGGCGACGGCTGCTTCCAGATGACCAGCCAGGAGCTGGTCACCTGCGTGCTGAACAACATCCCGATCAAGGTGGCCGTCATCAACAACGGCGCCCTCGGAATGGTCCGCCAGTGGCAGACCCTCTTCTACGGCCGCCGCTACTCCAACACCGCGCTGGACACCCGCCGTACCGGCGCCGGTGCCGCCCGGCTCGGCACCCGTGTCCCGGACTTCGTGAAGCTGGCGGAGGCGATGGGCTGCGTCGTCGTATAACTTCGTATAATGTATGCTATACGAAGTTATTACGTCACCTGCGTGCTGAACAACATCCCGATCAAGGTGGCCGTCATCCACAACGGCGCCCTCGGAACGGTCCGCCAGTGGCAGACCCTCTTCTACGGCCGCCGCTACTCCAGCACCGCGCTGGACACCGGCCGTACCGGCGCCGGTGCCGCCCGGCTCGGCACCCGTGTCCCGGACTTCGTGAAGCTGGCGGAGGCGATGGGCTGCGTCGCGCTGCGCTGCGAGGACCCCGCCGACCTCGACGCCGTCATCGCCAAGGCCAACGCCGTCGACGACCTCCCGGTCGTCGTCGACTTCGTCGTCCACCAGGACGCGATGGTGTGGCCGATGGTCGCCGCCGGCACCTCCAACGACGAGATCATGGCCGCCCGCGACGTCCGCCCCGACTTCGGCGCCGGCGAGCAGGCCGTGAGCTGACCGCGACGCGGCCGGGCCGGCCGGTGGAGTGCTCACCGGGCGGACCCGGCCGGGCTCACCAGCGCACGGGCAGCTTCCGCACGCCCCTGACCAGCAGGCCCGGCACCCACGGGAGGGCGTCGGCGCCGATGTCGGCGGTGATGTGCGGGCAGCGCTCCAGCAGGCTGCGGATCGCGATCCTGCCTTCCACCCGGGCCAGCGCGGCGCCCAGGCAGTGGTGCAGGCCGTGCCCGAAGGCGAGGTGGCCGCGGGTGTCCCTGCGGATGTCGAAGGCTTCCGGCCGCGCGAACCGCGCGGTGTCACGGTCGGCGTCCGCCAGGACCATCCGCACCGTGGAGCCGGCCGGGATCAGCACGCCGCCCAGCTCGACGTCCGTGAGGGCGAGGCGCTCCAGGGAGGTCTCCACCGGGCCGTCGTAGCGCAGCATCTCCTCCACCGCGCCGTCGATCAGGCCCAAGTCGCCGCGCAGCAGCCGCAGTTGGTCCGGGTGGGCGAACAGTGCCCGCATGCCGTTGCCGACCAGATTGGTCATGGTCTCGTGTCCGGCGATCAGCAGCAGGTTGCACATGCCGACCAGTTCGGCCGGCGAGAGCCGGTCGCCTTCCTCGTCGACGGTGTGGATCAGGGCGCTGAGCAGGTCGTCGCCGGGCTCGGTGCGCTTGGCGGCGATGAGGCGGGGCAGGTACGCGCCCAGGTCCGCGTAGGCGGCGCCCTGGGCCTGCGGGCTGGTGGGGGCGAGCATCTCGTTGGACCAGCGGCGGAAGGAGTGCCGGTCCAGCTCGGGCACGCCCAGCAGTTCGCAGATGACGGTCATCGGCAGCGGGAAGGCGAAGCTGTCCACCAGGTCGGCCCGGCGGGCGCCGTCTGCCGTCATCGCGTCCAGCAGGCCGTCGGTGATCTCCTGCACGCGCGGGGCGAGGGCGTCGATGCGGCGGGGGGTGAATTCCCGTGTCACCAGCCGCCGCAGCCGGGTGTGGTCCGGCGGCTCGGCCATCGACATGTGCGCGAGGTTGGGGTCGTCCTCGTCGGCGTTGATGATCTGGCGCAGCCTGCCCGAGCCCCGCCAGTCGCGGCTGAGGCGGGGGTCGGTGAGCGCGGCCCGGCAGGTCTCGTGGCCGAGCACGAGGTAGATCTCCGGGCCGTCCGGGGTGCGGACGCGGTGGACCGGGGCCTGTGCGCGCAACGCCGCGTAGACGGGGTAGGGGTCGCGGACGAAGTCGGGGCTGAGCCGCAGCAGATCGACGGTGGTCGTGGCAGGCACGTGGGTGAACCCCCTCCTGGTCGGCCTCTCACGCTAGCCGGGTCCTTGATCGGTCCGCGGACGGTTTCAGTGCCTCTCGATCCGGTCGCGAGGCGGCGTGGCCGGGGGCAGGACCGGGCGTCGGGGCGGGGCGGTCGGGCCACGGCCCGGGGGCGGGGCCCCGGGGGGGGACGAGTCGGCCGCCGCGCGTCGTGGGGGTCTGGACGCGCGGCGGCCGTGAGGACCCGTCGGTGAGAGCCGCTCGGGTGGGAGCGGCGGCCGCTCGGCGGCCTTGTGGGCCGCCGGCGTTCACCTGCGGTCGTCCGTCCCGCCGGCCGGTTTCCGGTCGCGGCGGTCGGGTCGAGGGGGCGGTGCCGGGGGGTGGCTGCGGGGGGGTGGCTGTGGGGGTTACCAGGTCACCGGGAGGTTCTCCAGGCCGTAGACCAGGCTCTTCTGGCGGAAGGTCAGTTCGTCGACGCCGACCGCCAGGCGCATCTCGGGGAAGCGGGCCAGGAGGGAGGTGATGGCGATCTCCACCTCGCGGCGGGCCAGCGAGGCGCCGGCGCACAGGTGGGTGCCGAAGCCGAAGGCGACGTGGCGGTTGTCGCCGCGGTCCAGGTCGAAGCGCTCGGGGTCGGGGAAGGCCCGCTCGTCGTGGTTGGCGGCAGGGACGGCCAGGACGACCAGCTCGCCCACCTTCATGGTGGCTCCGGAGAACTCCATGTCCTGGTCGACGACGCGCAGGACGTTGTCCTGGGAGACGGACCAGAACCGCAGCGACTCCTCCACGAAGGCGGTGATGCGCTCGGGCTCCTCGATCAGCTGCCGGCGGACCTCGGGGTTGGTCATCAGCGTCAGCGCGCTGAGCGCGATCTGGCTGGTGGTGGTCTCGTAGCCGGAGACGAGGATGAAGCGGACCATGGGCAGCAGTTCTTCCCGGTCCAGCTCGCCGGTCTTGACCCGGTCGACGATCAGGCGGCTGATCAGGTCGTCGGCGGGCTCGCGCTCCCGCTCCTCCATGAGCCGGTTGAGGTAGTCGTTCATCTGGTAGTAGGCGGCCCAGGACTCCTCGGGCCGGTCCAGGCTCAGGATGGTGCGGCTCTGCTGGGCGAACTGCCGGTAGTCCTTCTGCGGGACGCCCAGGAGCTGGGCGATCACCTGGGTGGGCAGCGCCAGGGCGAACTCGGAGTACAGGTCCACCGGGCGCGGCAGCGTCTCGAGGCGGTCCAGGAGCTCGTCCACCAGGGCCTGGATGCGCGGGCGCCATTCCTTGATCCGGTGGGCGGTGAACTCCGTCATCATCATGTGCCGGAGCCTGCCGTGCTCGGGCTCGTCCATGCGCCAGAAGGAGTTGAGGTTCTCGTTGGGCGGCAGCTGGGTGCGGGCGCGCGACATCTTGGTGTCGTCCGAGCTGAACCGCGGGTCGTTCATGGCCTGCCGGACGTCGTCGTAGCTGGTGAGCAGCCAGGCCCAGTCGCCGTCGGGCAGGTCGACCTTGGTGGGCCCCTGGCCCCGCAGCGTGGTGTAGGCGGGCGGCGGGGCCATCGGGCACTGGCGGGCCATGGGGTAGGCGGGATTCGCCATGATCGCACGTCCTTCGGGATGCGTGGGGGCCGGTCCTGGGACAGCTCACGGTAGGGACGGCCTTTGACGCCCTGCTGACTGCGGGCTGACGGGCCGCTGGGGGCGGGCCGCTCGGGTGCGGTGTCAGCGCCGGGTCAGCGGGCGGGCCGGGGGGGTCAGACGGTGGCGCCGGCGGGAACCGGGGTGTGGAAGG contains the following coding sequences:
- a CDS encoding peptidoglycan-binding domain-containing protein, which gives rise to MSTIAARTAGAARLTAAALALAALIGTELASGGAAGLPAPAPAGAAVQVRAADAAWPVLKAGARGTEVTALQHLLTARGHSLTADGAFGPATTAAVKTFQRAQRLTADGIVGPATWSKLAPTLREGGRGPAVKALRTLLKARGQAVTVDGTFSAAVTAKVKAFQKTRGLAADGIAGRRTWAALLDAGTAAPSGTRAAVARQILRTGGISLATAHPGGRHAGSTARQNVVDTANGKGALTSPWSDRPHRRVALDPRMLDALLKLRTRHGYRVSVSEIAGGDHSATSRHYAGLAFDISHIDGRHVGDGAPHRGLMAACRTLGATEVLGPGNAGHGRHVHCAWPR
- a CDS encoding DUF2690 domain-containing protein yields the protein MGVADHEPAKAAKQRLARLLRNWWEQDPGKITQEALARRITERGVRTSQEMLSRYLHRTRPTLARPDVIRVMHQVLGRAPQELETALALHGEASAQPAGRRPSAPQPVTAEAAAPPPAPGRPDAATAPAAVAAPAPRTGPPLATGTPLTTGAPPAAGRPGRLTAALRPRLAAALAALATGACVLTAAVTFGGKDGSGADRPDGQRPAAAAPAPTPSPAAGTPSPPTLTAHCRGESCFGIDPKYAICREDAATYYTGHGHGIRVELRFSPTCQAAWGKMSGTSQGDVVRVTNNAGRSRHYTQQWGHDAHSTMVAALNPDDATACARTPRGEVCATVPAPAGTPAGTPHSAAAGRG
- a CDS encoding GH25 family lysozyme — its product is MSSPARIRRGTRLSAAALAGACLVSGAALAGAGPSAAAPPDAYEVKGVDTSHHNHDATGRAIDWERVARHNAFAFLKATQGTAYADPWFARDFKAASATSLLRAPYHFFDPRSARDGAAQADHFVRTARAAGYSGTRAGELPPVLDVESVPAGGREVCPRDLRADQLRIFLQRVKSAFEVTPIVYTRASFVAGCMGGKGEVFRGHPLWLARYRSGAKEPGNVPGAGAWTFWQYTETERVPGIPGRDGAAGTADRNVYRGTLARLRALAHLGGVPRPASWPALKAGRRGAEVTTVQLLLTARGHATAADGVFGAGTRAGAAAFQKAHGLAADGIVGPATWTRLVLTLKAGDRGPAVTAVQRQLADHGHPVGADGVFGTATEAAVKAFQRARGLGADGIAGPATWRELVGGGRGR
- the pdhA gene encoding pyruvate dehydrogenase (acetyl-transferring) E1 component subunit alpha, with translation MTTGTVQFLNHEGELTSHPDYEAEISPDGLRKLYHDMAWSRRMDAEAVTLQRQGELGLWPSLLGQEAAQIGASHALGAADYVFPSYRDHGIALCRGVDPLDLLRMFRGVTNGGWDPAEKNFHLYTLVIGSQVLHATGYAMGLAKDGAQGAVLTCFGDGATSQGDVSEAFNFAAVYHAPVVFFCQNNQWAISEANERQTRVPLHQRADGFGFPGVRVDGNDVLACLAVTRWALERARSGEGPTLIEAFTYRMGAHTTSDDPLRYRDGEEVAYWNLRDPLARLRTLLEARGWADGAYFDTVAAQCEESALDLRGRLRATPDPDPGDIFAHVHADGHALVDEERARFAAYQATFADAAGRGE
- a CDS encoding alpha-ketoacid dehydrogenase subunit beta, translated to MTVQKLPMVKAINESLRHALAADPKVLVMGEDVGRLGGVFRVTDGLQKEFGDERVLDTPLAESGIVGTAIGLALRGYRPVVEIQFDGFVFPAYDQIVTQLAKMRARSLGKVRLPVVIRIPYGGGIGAVEHHSESPEALFAHVAGLKVVTPSNARDAYWMMRQAVGGDDPVIFFEPKRRYWDKDEVDPGATPLPLHRAVVARPGEDLTLAAYGPMVKVCLDAARAAAEEGRSLEVLDLRSLSPLDFDTVQTSVEKTRRLVTVHEAPVFFGAGAEIAARVTERSFYHLEAPVLRVGGYHSPYPPSRLEETYLPDLDRVLDAVDRALAY
- a CDS encoding dihydrolipoamide acetyltransferase family protein, translated to MPDVGEGLTEAEILTWYVRPGDPVTDGQTVCEVETAKATVELPIPYTGVVRELLAAERTTVEVGSVIITVAEAAEEAAPPGGFGQEGAPPQRQPVLVGYGVSEAPARRRARTAAVSAPRPGNTPGGARPLAKPPVRKLAKDLGVDLRVVIPSGPGGTITRDDVHAALPPASAPEPAGQDPTAPSPVPPAAPAGRSGPDTAARETRLPVTGVRKATARAMVASAFTAPHATEFVTVDVTRTMKLLDRLKRDEEMAGVRVGPLLLVAKALLVAIARNPHINAAWDEAAQEIVLKHYVNLGIAAATPRGLLVPNIKDAQAKTLPELARALEELVRTAREGATAPAALRGGTVTITNIGVFGVDTGTPILNPGESAILAVGAIRKRPWVHRGTVRPRQVTTLALSFDHRLVDGELGSKVLADTAAILEDPNRLITWS
- a CDS encoding cytochrome P450 family protein; this encodes MPATTTVDLLRLSPDFVRDPYPVYAALRAQAPVHRVRTPDGPEIYLVLGHETCRAALTDPRLSRDWRGSGRLRQIINADEDDPNLAHMSMAEPPDHTRLRRLVTREFTPRRIDALAPRVQEITDGLLDAMTADGARRADLVDSFAFPLPMTVICELLGVPELDRHSFRRWSNEMLAPTSPQAQGAAYADLGAYLPRLIAAKRTEPGDDLLSALIHTVDEEGDRLSPAELVGMCNLLLIAGHETMTNLVGNGMRALFAHPDQLRLLRGDLGLIDGAVEEMLRYDGPVETSLERLALTDVELGGVLIPAGSTVRMVLADADRDTARFARPEAFDIRRDTRGHLAFGHGLHHCLGAALARVEGRIAIRSLLERCPHITADIGADALPWVPGLLVRGVRKLPVRW